A single genomic interval of Rhododendron vialii isolate Sample 1 chromosome 3a, ASM3025357v1 harbors:
- the LOC131320538 gene encoding protein FAR1-RELATED SEQUENCE 6-like isoform X2, whose product MAKLILEEEEEKEVWSGDSKEEQEVLSGSTKKECDEIDTNEEGNEAIENCEDKAEEPKVGMEFDTPNEAYLYYSRYAKGNGFGVAKRTSKKGKDGNLRHVTIQCSRGGKARVRTSNPVKPRPQTKTECPARLNVALYPDGKWRINCIALEHNHERSPGNFRFYKSNRVLDEHLKRNLVLNDEVRIRMHKTNASLQIQAGDSDKLPYLKKDCHLEKVRRLRLVEGDAAAIHSYFMKMKADNSDFFYALDLNEKGRLRNVFWADARSRAACKEFGDVVTFDATFLVNKYNMPFASFVGVNHHGQLILLGCGLVSHEDTESFSWLFKTWMTCMWGCAPKAIITHQCMAMKSAVEEVFPNTRHRWCILHILKNVPEKLGAYEAYKSISSCLHNAVYDSLTIEEFEDAWDAFITKYELQSDEWLQGLYLERKQWVPAFVKDVFWAGMSSTQRSENMNSMNPYFDGYINSKTTLKQFVEQYENALTEKVESEKYEDMKSVNSYIPCITEDELEKQFKSVYTNAKVKEFHDQFIGKLNCSLHERKICDVWSEYEVKEWVIFGEEKKRKRVSFTVDFNGETNEANCNCRLFEFRGMLCRHQLIVFHARGVQRVPNKYVLKRWSKNVKRVHTKVRINYDNSSTTIEARRHDNMCNLFNEVVDLAEDFQEKYDKVMGCLRELKGELIESSVVCGSNMVSGTPNDSFSLGDGVLPSKQSTNILDPKDIRPKGRPQSKTKQGGVEKIVKKKREREKKTLSNEKAKVVEEIGIDHVVGTQESVVNVNSYPSYMGQLMWPNMMPYTMRPNMVQGRSILPFSSSLCPTGIGFNQSMNNFPSSQSNIPSLLNNQVWRGQSSITGSQVREGGQSSFLEDQDQG is encoded by the exons aagaagaagaaaaagaggtaTGGAGTGGAGACAGTAAAGAAGAACAAGAGGTATTGAGTGGTTCtacaaaaaaagagtgtgatGAGATAGATACTAATGAGGAAGGAAATGAGGCAATAGAAAATTGTGAAGATAAAGCTGAGGAACCGAAAGTGGGAATGGAATTCGACACACCAAACGAAGCTTATCTGTATTACTCAAGATATGCTAAAGGAAATGGGTTTGGTGTAGCTAAAAGAACATCGAAGAAGGGAAAAGATGGAAACTTGAGGCATGTAACTATTCAATGCAGTCGTGGTGGAAAGGCAAGGGTGAGAACGAGCAACCCGGTCAAACCACGGCCACAAACAAAGACTGAGTGTCCAGCTCGCCTTAATGTTGCTTTATATCCAGATGGAAAGTGGAGGATAAACTGTATTGCCTTGGAGCACAATCATGAACGGAGCCCGGGAAACTTTAGGTTTTACAAGAGCAATAGGGTACTTGATGAACACCTGAAAAGAAATCTTGTATTGAATGATGAAGTCCGGATTAGAATGCACAAAACTAATGCCTCACTTCAGATTCAGGCGGGGGATTCTGATAAGCTTCCGTATCTTAAGAAGGATTGCCACTTGGAAAAAGTTCGACGTTTACGACTTGTTGAAGGAGATGCCGCAGCAATCCATAGTTATTTCATGAAAATGAAAGCCGACAATTCTGACTTCTTTTATGCCTTGGATTTGAATGAAAAGGGTCGACTAAGAAATGTATTCTGGGCTGATGCAAGAAGTAGGGCAGCTTGTAAAGAGTTTGGAGATGTTGTAACATTCGACGCAACATTCTTGGTAAATAAGTACAACATGCCTTTTGCTTCATTTGTGGGTGTTAATCATCATGGCCAGTTGATATTATTGGGATGCGGACTCGTTTCTCATGAAGACACAGAGTCATTTTCATGGTTATTTAAGACTTGGATGACATGCATGTGGGGTTGTGCTCCTAAAGCAATTATTACCCATCAATGTATGGCCATGAAGAGCGCTGTAGAAGAAGTATTCCCTAACACCCGACACCGGTGGTGCATATTGCATATCTTGAAAAATGTGCCTGAAAAGTTGGGAGCGTACGAGGCGTATAAATCAATTTCAAGTTGTTTGCACAATGCAGTTTATGATTCATTGACAATAGAAGAATTCGAGGATGCTTGGGATGCGTTCATCACAAAGTACGAACTTCAAAGTGACGAATGGTTACAGGGGTTATATTTGGAGAGGAAACAGTGGGTGCCTGCTTTTGTGAAAGATGTATTTTGGGCGGGAATGTCATCCACACAAAGAAGTGAGAATATGAATAGTATGAATCCATATTTTGATGGTTACATCAATTCGAAGACGACCTTGAAACAATTTGTTGAGCAGTATGAAAATGCATTGACAGAAAAGGTGGAAAGTGAAAAATATGAAGATATGAAAAGTGTGAACTCTTACATTCCGTGCATAACTGAAGATGAGTTGGAGAAGCAATTTAAAAGTGTTTACACGAATGCGAAGGTTAAAGAGTTTCATGACCAATTCATCGGGAAACTTAATTGTTCTTtgcatgaaagaaaaatatgtgATGTTTGGTCGGAATATGAGGTAAAAGAATGGGTTATAtttggagaagagaaaaagagaaaacgtGTGTCATTTACTGTCGATTTTAATGGTGAGACCAATGAAGCAAATTGTAATTGCCGATTGTTCGAGTTTAGGGGAATGTTGTGTAGACATCAATTGATAGTGTTCCATGCAAGGGGAGTACAAAGAGTACCTAACAAGTATGTCTTGAAAAGATGGAGCAAAAATGTGAAAAGAGTCCACACTAAAGTTCGGATCAACTACGATAACTCGTCAACGACAATTGAAGCACGTCGGCATGACAACATGTGCAATCTATTTAATGAGGTTGTCGATTTGGCAGAAGATTTTCAAGAGAAGTATGATAAGGTGATGGGATGCCTACGTGAGCTAAAAGGAGAATTGATTGAATCTTCGGTTGTTTGTGGAAGTAATATGGTTTCCGGTACTCCCAATGATTCATTTTCACTTGGAGATGGAGTTCTACCTTCCAAACAAAGCACGAACATACTTGACCCGAAAGATATTCGTCCAAAAGGTAGACCCCAGTCTAAAACGAAGCAAGGTGGTGTTGAAAAAATTgttaagaagaaaagagagagagaaaagaagacaTTGTCTAACGAAAAAGCCAAG GTGGTTGAGGAGATTGGGATTGACCATGTGGTTGGGACACAAGAGAGTGTTGTAAATGTAAAT AGTTACCCAAGCTACATGGGACAGTTGATGTGGCCAAACATGATGCCCTATACTATGCGACCAAATATGGTACAAGGCAGAAGCATCCTCCCATTTTCTTCAAGTTTATGCCCAACTGGAATAGGCTTTAATCAATCTATGAATAACTTTCCAAGTTCACAAAGCAACATACCAAGTTTACTCAATAATCAGGTTTGGAGAGGACAATCAAGCATTACGGGTAGTCAAGTTCGGGAAGGAGGACAATCAAGTTTTTTGGAAGATCAAGATCAAGGTTAG
- the LOC131320538 gene encoding protein FAR1-RELATED SEQUENCE 6-like isoform X1: MFLLQSPSSLMSPESILSAMPPPSPKRTTNSDGQIDFGRDIEEEEEKEVWSGDSKEEQEVLSGSTKKECDEIDTNEEGNEAIENCEDKAEEPKVGMEFDTPNEAYLYYSRYAKGNGFGVAKRTSKKGKDGNLRHVTIQCSRGGKARVRTSNPVKPRPQTKTECPARLNVALYPDGKWRINCIALEHNHERSPGNFRFYKSNRVLDEHLKRNLVLNDEVRIRMHKTNASLQIQAGDSDKLPYLKKDCHLEKVRRLRLVEGDAAAIHSYFMKMKADNSDFFYALDLNEKGRLRNVFWADARSRAACKEFGDVVTFDATFLVNKYNMPFASFVGVNHHGQLILLGCGLVSHEDTESFSWLFKTWMTCMWGCAPKAIITHQCMAMKSAVEEVFPNTRHRWCILHILKNVPEKLGAYEAYKSISSCLHNAVYDSLTIEEFEDAWDAFITKYELQSDEWLQGLYLERKQWVPAFVKDVFWAGMSSTQRSENMNSMNPYFDGYINSKTTLKQFVEQYENALTEKVESEKYEDMKSVNSYIPCITEDELEKQFKSVYTNAKVKEFHDQFIGKLNCSLHERKICDVWSEYEVKEWVIFGEEKKRKRVSFTVDFNGETNEANCNCRLFEFRGMLCRHQLIVFHARGVQRVPNKYVLKRWSKNVKRVHTKVRINYDNSSTTIEARRHDNMCNLFNEVVDLAEDFQEKYDKVMGCLRELKGELIESSVVCGSNMVSGTPNDSFSLGDGVLPSKQSTNILDPKDIRPKGRPQSKTKQGGVEKIVKKKREREKKTLSNEKAKVVEEIGIDHVVGTQESVVNVNSYPSYMGQLMWPNMMPYTMRPNMVQGRSILPFSSSLCPTGIGFNQSMNNFPSSQSNIPSLLNNQVWRGQSSITGSQVREGGQSSFLEDQDQG; encoded by the exons agatatagaagaagaagaagaaaaagaggtaTGGAGTGGAGACAGTAAAGAAGAACAAGAGGTATTGAGTGGTTCtacaaaaaaagagtgtgatGAGATAGATACTAATGAGGAAGGAAATGAGGCAATAGAAAATTGTGAAGATAAAGCTGAGGAACCGAAAGTGGGAATGGAATTCGACACACCAAACGAAGCTTATCTGTATTACTCAAGATATGCTAAAGGAAATGGGTTTGGTGTAGCTAAAAGAACATCGAAGAAGGGAAAAGATGGAAACTTGAGGCATGTAACTATTCAATGCAGTCGTGGTGGAAAGGCAAGGGTGAGAACGAGCAACCCGGTCAAACCACGGCCACAAACAAAGACTGAGTGTCCAGCTCGCCTTAATGTTGCTTTATATCCAGATGGAAAGTGGAGGATAAACTGTATTGCCTTGGAGCACAATCATGAACGGAGCCCGGGAAACTTTAGGTTTTACAAGAGCAATAGGGTACTTGATGAACACCTGAAAAGAAATCTTGTATTGAATGATGAAGTCCGGATTAGAATGCACAAAACTAATGCCTCACTTCAGATTCAGGCGGGGGATTCTGATAAGCTTCCGTATCTTAAGAAGGATTGCCACTTGGAAAAAGTTCGACGTTTACGACTTGTTGAAGGAGATGCCGCAGCAATCCATAGTTATTTCATGAAAATGAAAGCCGACAATTCTGACTTCTTTTATGCCTTGGATTTGAATGAAAAGGGTCGACTAAGAAATGTATTCTGGGCTGATGCAAGAAGTAGGGCAGCTTGTAAAGAGTTTGGAGATGTTGTAACATTCGACGCAACATTCTTGGTAAATAAGTACAACATGCCTTTTGCTTCATTTGTGGGTGTTAATCATCATGGCCAGTTGATATTATTGGGATGCGGACTCGTTTCTCATGAAGACACAGAGTCATTTTCATGGTTATTTAAGACTTGGATGACATGCATGTGGGGTTGTGCTCCTAAAGCAATTATTACCCATCAATGTATGGCCATGAAGAGCGCTGTAGAAGAAGTATTCCCTAACACCCGACACCGGTGGTGCATATTGCATATCTTGAAAAATGTGCCTGAAAAGTTGGGAGCGTACGAGGCGTATAAATCAATTTCAAGTTGTTTGCACAATGCAGTTTATGATTCATTGACAATAGAAGAATTCGAGGATGCTTGGGATGCGTTCATCACAAAGTACGAACTTCAAAGTGACGAATGGTTACAGGGGTTATATTTGGAGAGGAAACAGTGGGTGCCTGCTTTTGTGAAAGATGTATTTTGGGCGGGAATGTCATCCACACAAAGAAGTGAGAATATGAATAGTATGAATCCATATTTTGATGGTTACATCAATTCGAAGACGACCTTGAAACAATTTGTTGAGCAGTATGAAAATGCATTGACAGAAAAGGTGGAAAGTGAAAAATATGAAGATATGAAAAGTGTGAACTCTTACATTCCGTGCATAACTGAAGATGAGTTGGAGAAGCAATTTAAAAGTGTTTACACGAATGCGAAGGTTAAAGAGTTTCATGACCAATTCATCGGGAAACTTAATTGTTCTTtgcatgaaagaaaaatatgtgATGTTTGGTCGGAATATGAGGTAAAAGAATGGGTTATAtttggagaagagaaaaagagaaaacgtGTGTCATTTACTGTCGATTTTAATGGTGAGACCAATGAAGCAAATTGTAATTGCCGATTGTTCGAGTTTAGGGGAATGTTGTGTAGACATCAATTGATAGTGTTCCATGCAAGGGGAGTACAAAGAGTACCTAACAAGTATGTCTTGAAAAGATGGAGCAAAAATGTGAAAAGAGTCCACACTAAAGTTCGGATCAACTACGATAACTCGTCAACGACAATTGAAGCACGTCGGCATGACAACATGTGCAATCTATTTAATGAGGTTGTCGATTTGGCAGAAGATTTTCAAGAGAAGTATGATAAGGTGATGGGATGCCTACGTGAGCTAAAAGGAGAATTGATTGAATCTTCGGTTGTTTGTGGAAGTAATATGGTTTCCGGTACTCCCAATGATTCATTTTCACTTGGAGATGGAGTTCTACCTTCCAAACAAAGCACGAACATACTTGACCCGAAAGATATTCGTCCAAAAGGTAGACCCCAGTCTAAAACGAAGCAAGGTGGTGTTGAAAAAATTgttaagaagaaaagagagagagaaaagaagacaTTGTCTAACGAAAAAGCCAAG GTGGTTGAGGAGATTGGGATTGACCATGTGGTTGGGACACAAGAGAGTGTTGTAAATGTAAAT AGTTACCCAAGCTACATGGGACAGTTGATGTGGCCAAACATGATGCCCTATACTATGCGACCAAATATGGTACAAGGCAGAAGCATCCTCCCATTTTCTTCAAGTTTATGCCCAACTGGAATAGGCTTTAATCAATCTATGAATAACTTTCCAAGTTCACAAAGCAACATACCAAGTTTACTCAATAATCAGGTTTGGAGAGGACAATCAAGCATTACGGGTAGTCAAGTTCGGGAAGGAGGACAATCAAGTTTTTTGGAAGATCAAGATCAAGGTTAG